From the genome of Antennarius striatus isolate MH-2024 chromosome 19, ASM4005453v1, whole genome shotgun sequence, one region includes:
- the LOC137613659 gene encoding trace amine-associated receptor 1-like → MEAEPIVNQTYVANNIHTCYELGNSSYIILSSTSTACVLLSVVCGTLCAVTIGGNFLVIMSIIYFKQLHTPTNYLILSLAVADLLVGVLIVPFSMAFSVSSCWNEDLFCKVRDSFDISLCMCSILNLCCISIDRYFAVCQPLTYRTKINDQVVAAMILVSWSISALIGLGVILSGLNPDKCEENCSNNILLANVMGLVLSFYLPVMIMLCIYFKIFLVAQKQARSIQIMKTGGSISKLERKATTTLAIILGVFLCCWTPFYFCMTFLSFSHDSVSIAVFETLNWLALSNSMLNPFIYAFFYSWFRTAFRMIVSGKIFQGDFSNSKLL, encoded by the coding sequence ATGGAAGCAGAACCCATCGTCAATCAAACTTATGTTGCTAATAATATCCACACTTGTTATGAATTAGGAAATTCATCATATATAATACTGAGTAGCACTTCTACAGCATGTGTTTTACTATCTGTTGTATGTGGCACTTTATGTGCTGTCACCATAGGTGGAAACTTTCTTGTAATAATGTCCATCATTTACTTCAAGCAACTGCACACTCCTACCAACTACCTTATCTTGTCTCTTGCTGTTGCTGACTTGCTTGTTGGTGTTCTAATTGTTCCATTCAGCATGGCATTTTCTGTAAGTTCATGTTGGAATGAGGATTTATTTTGCAAAGTACGAGACAGCTTTGATATTTCACTATGCATGTGCTCCATTCTGAACTTGTGTTGTATCTCCATAGACAGATATTTTGCAGTGTGTCAACCTCTGACATACAGAACTAAAATAAATGACCAAGTTGTTGCAGCTATGATTCTAGTGAGCTGGAGTATTTCTGCTCTCATTGGACTTGGTGTTATATTGTCTGGATTAAATCCAGATAAATGTGAAGAAAACTGttcaaataacattttattggcTAACGTTATGGGTCTCGTATTGTCATTCTACCTTCCAGTAATGATAATGCTCTGTATTTACTTTAAGATTTTCCTGGTTGCACAGAAACAGGCACGGAGCATCCAGATCATGAAGACAGGTGGATCCATCAGTAAGCTAGAAAGAAAGGCTACAACAACTCTGGCCATAATCTTAGGAGTCTTCCTCTGCTGTTGGACTCCTTTCTACTTTTGCAtgacatttctgtcttttaGTCATGATTCAGTGTCTATTGCTGTATTTGAAACACTCAACTGGCTTGCACTATCAAACTCAATGCTCAATCCATTTATCTATGCATTCTTTTACAGCTGGTTCAGAACAGCTTTCAGAATGATTGTGTctggaaaaatatttcaagGTGATTTTTCAAACTCAAAGCTTCTTTGA
- the LOC137613723 gene encoding trace amine-associated receptor 1-like, giving the protein MDPRLTVNSSYTVNDIHPCYEIDQKSYVLTRKTTIMCVLLNVFLGLLAVVTTCGNLLVIISIIYFKQLHTSTNYLILSLAVADLLVGVLDFPLGMAFTVTSCWYHEDLFCKVRSIFDVALCQASIFHLCCVSVDRYYAVCHPLLYKSKINDRVIGIMVFVSWGIPALIGISTINAGFNKTNCDEGCLLDALLSTTVGSIFLFYIPVILMLSIYLKIFFIAKRQANSIQETICQSTKSRITVSKMERKATKTLAIVLGVFLLCWTPFFLCIIFQPLTYDVTPISVVEIFNCLAMVNSMLNPFIYAFFYSQFRSAFRVLISVKIFQGDFSNIQLL; this is encoded by the coding sequence ATGGACCCCAGATTGACTGTCAACAGCTCTTACACTGTTAATGACATACATCCCTGCTATGAAATAGATCAAAAATCTTATGTGTTAACTAGGAAAACCAccataatgtgtgttttattgaatgTTTTCCTTGGCTTATTGGCTGTCGTGACAACATGTGGAAATCTTCTTGTAATAAtctctattatttattttaaacagctCCACACCTCTACTAACTACCTTATCTTGTCTCTTGCTGTAGCTGACCTGCTTGTGGGGGTGTTAGATTTTCCTCTCGGCATGGCATTTACTGTAACCTCCTGTTGGTACCATGAAGATTTGTTTTGTAAAGTTCGTAGCATTTTTGATGTAGCACTGTGCCAGGCTTCTATTTTCCATTTGTGCTGTGTTTCTGTTGACAGATACTATGCCGTATGTCATCCCCTTctttataaaagtaaaataaatgatcGTGTTATTGGGATCATGGTTTTTGTGAGCTGGGGAATTCCTGCTTTGATTGGAATTTCTACCATAAATGCAGGttttaacaaaacaaattgTGATGAAGGCTGTTTACTAGATGCATTATTGTCAACAACTGTGggatctatttttttattttatatccctGTCATTCTTATGCTTAGTATCTACTTGAAGATATTCTTTATTGCTAAAAGACAGGCAAACAGCATTCAGGAGACAATCTGTCAGAGCACAAAGTCCAGAATAACTGTGAGTAAAATGGAGAGAAAGGCCACCAAAACTCTTGCTATAGTTTTGGGAGTGTTTCTCTTATGTTGGAcacctttctttctttgcatCATTTTTCAGCCATTAACTTACGATGTAACACCAATTTCTGTGGTTGAAATATTCAATTGTCTTGCAATGGTAAATTCAATGctaaatccatttatttatgctttcttttACAGCCAATTCAGGTCAGCTTTTAGAGTATTAATTTCTGTAAAAATCTTTCAAGGGGATTTTTCTAATATACAACTTCTTTGA
- the LOC137613749 gene encoding trace amine-associated receptor 1-like, with product MCVLFHIFLGALSVITVCGNLLVIISINYFKQLHTPTNTLILSLAVADLLVGVIVFPLTIEFPISVCRFHNNLICQFRSIIDLSLCTSSILNLCCISVDRYYAVCRPLIYRAKINDRAARVMILVSWGLSVLIALGFIIVGTVRVACGMNCLGNVVIANIFGLIFSFYLPVIIMLFIYLKIFFVAQRQARSIQSMKSRGTVGRLESKATKTLAIVMGVFLICWLPFFLSMTVMSFSQIYMPVAFLETLNWLALANSLLNPFIYGFFYRWFRSAFRMIISGKIIQGDFTNSKLL from the coding sequence atgtgtgttttgttccatATTTTCCTCGGTGCCTTATCTGTTATCACAGTGTGTGGAAACCTTCTTGTGATAATATCCATCAATTACTTCAAACAGCTTCACACTCCTACAAAcactctcattctctctctagCTGTGGCCGACCTGCTTGTTGGTGTGATAGTCTTTCCTCTTACTATAGAATTCCCTATAAGTGTATGTCGGTTTCATAACAATTTAATTTGCCAGTTTAGGAGCATCATTGATCTATCACTGTGCACATCTTCTATTCTGAACTTATGTTGCATTTCTGTTGACAGATACTATGCAGTTTGCAGGCCTCTGATATACAGAGCCAAAATCAATGACCGTGCTGCACGGGTCATGATCTTGGTGAGCTGGGGGTTGTCTGTGTTGATTGCCCTAGGCTTCATTATTGTAGGAACTGTCAGAGTAGCTTGTGGTATGAATTGTTTAGGTAATGTTGTTATTGCTAACATTTTTGgacttattttttcattttatctccCGGTAATCATAATGCTTTTTATCTACCTGAAGATTTTCTTTGTTGCACAGAGACAGGCACGCAGCATCCAGAGTATGAAGTCTCGAGGAACAGTTGGTAGACTGGAGAGCAAGGCCACTAAAACTCTGGCTATCGTGATGGGAGTTTTTCTAATATGTTGGttacctttctttctttctatgaCAGTCATGTCTTTCAGTCAAATTTACATGCCAGTTGCTTTCCTTGAAACACTGAATTGGCTTGCACTGGCAAATTCATTACTTAATCCATTTATATATGGATTCTTTTACAGATGGTTCAGATCTGCTTTCAGAATGATAATTTCTGGAAAAATAATTCAAGGTGATTTCACTAACTCAAAACTGCTGTGA
- the LOC137613668 gene encoding trace amine-associated receptor 1-like has product MEPRVTVNRSYAVKDIHPCFEIDETSYPFTKKASIRCALLIIFLALLAVVTTCGNLLVIISIIYFKQLHTSTNYLILSLAVADLLVGVLDFPFSMAYTTTTCWYHEDLFCKVRGSIDVALGQASILHLCCISIDRYYAICQPLTYKCKINDRVTGIMVLVSWGIPALTGIASINAGFNKSNCESGCLLDALITATVGSILLFYIPVIIMLCIYLKIFFVAKIQANRILIRIHQSTKSRITISKTERKATKTLAIVMGVFLLCWTPFFLCIIFQPLTYYVTPISVVETFNWLAMSNSMLNPFIYGFFYSWFRSAFRIIFSGKILQGDFSNSQLH; this is encoded by the coding sequence ATGGAGCCAAGAGTGACTGTTAACAGGTCTTATGCAGTTAAGGATATTCACCCCTGCTTTGAAATAGATGAAACATCTTATCCATTTACAAAGAAAGCTTCCATAAGATGTGCATTGTTAATTATTTTCCTTGCTTTATTGGCAGTTGTCACAACATGTGGAAATCTTCTTGTAATAATTtctatcatttatttcaaacagcTCCACACCTCTACTAACTACCTTATCCTATCTCTTGCTGTAGCTGACCTGCTTGTGGGGGTGTTAGATTTTCCTTTCAGCATGGCAtacacaacaacaacctgtTGGTACCATGAAGACTTATTTTGTAAAGTACGTGGCAGCATTGATGTAGCATTGGGCCAAGCTTCTATTTTGCATTTGtgctgtatttctattgacAGATATTATGCCATATGTCAGCCTTTgacttataaatgtaaaataaatgatcgTGTTACTGGCATCATGGTTCTTGTGAGCTGGGGAATTCCTGCTTTGACTGGAATTGCTAGCATAAATGCAGGTTTTAACAAATCAAATTGTGAAAGTGGATGTTTACTAGATGCACTGATTACAGCCACTGTTGGatctattttgttattttatattccTGTCATTATAATGCTTTGTATCTACCTGAAGATTTTCTTTGTTGCTAAAATACAGGCAAACAGAATTCTGATCAGAATCCATCAGAGCACAAAGTCCAGAATAACTATCAGTAAAACGGAGAGAAAGGCCACCAAAACTCTGGCTATAGTTATGGGAGTTTTTCTCTTATGTTGGactcctttctttctttgtatcATTTTTCAGCCATTAACTTATTATGTAACACCAATTTCTGTGGTTGAAACATTCAATTGGCTTGCAATGTCAAATTCAATGctaaatccattcatttatgGTTTCTTTTACAGCTGGTTCAGGTCAGCGTTTAGAATAATATTTTCTGGAAAAATACTTCAGGGGGATTTTTCTAATTCACAACTTCATTGA
- the LOC137613648 gene encoding trace amine-associated receptor 1-like has translation MDLKATVNGSYTVDHMHPCYEFDRISYVPVFIKEISIMCALLYFFLGLLAVVITCGNLLVIISIVYFKQLRTSTNYLILSLAVADLLVGMLVFPFSMAFTLTSCWYHEDLFCKVRGGVDTTLSQASILHLCCISIDRYYVICQPLTYKSKVNDRSIGIMILMIWTISIVIGIGIAKVDFNKINCEDGCLLDVLLASIVSTIFCFYIPVIIMLSIYLKVFLVAKRQANSIQTTACQDKKSRITVSKMERKATKTLAIVMGVFFLCWTPFFLCIFFQPLTYDVTPVVVLETFYWLALSNSMLNPFIYAFFYSWFRSAFRIIISGKILQGDFVNSKLF, from the coding sequence ATGGATCTAAAAGCGACTGTCAATGGGTCTTACACTGTTGATCACATGCATCCCTGCTATGAATTTGATAGAATATCTTATGTACCAGTATTTATAAAGGAAATTTCCATAATGTGtgctttattgtattttttcctTGGTTTGTTGGCTGTTGTCATAACATGTGGGAATCTACTTGTAATAATCTCCATTGTTTATTTCAAACAGCTCCGCACCTCTACTAACTACCTTATCTTGTCTCTTGCTGTAGCTGACCTGCTTGTGGGGATGTTAGTTTTTCCTTTCAGCATGGCATTCACTCTAACCTCCTGTTGGTACCATGAAGATTTGTTTTGTAAAGTTCGTGGTGGTGTGGATACAACATTGAGTCAGGCTTCTATTTTACATTTGtgctgtatttctattgacAGATATTATGTGATATGTCAACCTCTCACTTATAAAAGTAAAGTAAACGATCGTTCCATTGGGATTATGATCCTTATGATCTGGACAATTTCAATTGTGATAGGAATTGGCATAGCAAAAGTAgactttaataaaataaattgtgaagATGGTTGTTTACTTGATGTATTATTAGCATCGATTGTAAGcactattttctgtttttatattcCTGTCATTATAATGCTTAGTATCTACCTTAAGGTTTTCTTAGTTGCTAAAAGACAGGCAAATAGCATTCAGACTACAGCATGTCAGGACAAAAAGTCCAGAATAACTGTGAGTAAAATGGAGAGGAAGGCCACTAAAACTCTGGCTATAGTTATGGGGGTGTTTTTCTTATGCTGGAcacctttctttctttgcattttttttcagcCTTTAACCTATGATGTGACACCAGTTGTCGTGCTTGAAACATTTTATTGGCTTGCACTGTCAAATTCAATGCTTAATccatttatttatgcttttttttacaGCTGGTTCAGGTCAGCTTTCAGAATAATAATTTCTGGAAAAATACTTCAAGGAGATTTTGTTAATTCTAAATTGTTTTGA
- the LOC137613638 gene encoding trace amine-associated receptor 1-like, whose translation METRVTVNRSHTVNDMHPCYELDKTYYVFSKNPSIRCVVLYVFLGLLSVVTICGNLLVIISIIYFKQLHTSTNYLILSLAVADLLVGVLVFPLSMAFTVTACLYHEGLFCKIRTSFDIVLSTASILNLCCISIDRYYAICQPLTYKSKITNQIIGFMILMSWGTAALICLGVMFSGCIQGQCEQSFLIDALISTILPCIFSFYIPVITMLSIYLKILLVAKRQANSIQNTICQNRNSGITVSKMERKATKTLAIVMGVFLLCWTPYFVCIIFQPLISDITPIPVIETLNWLTLFNSMLNPFIYAFFYSWFRSAFRIIISGKILQGDFSNSKLL comes from the coding sequence ATGGAAACAAGAGTGACTGTTAACAGGTCACACACTGTTAATGACATGCATCCCTGCTACGAATTAGACAAAacatattatgtattttcaaAGAATCCTTCCAttagatgtgtagtgttatatgTTTTTCTCGGCTTGTTGTCTGTTGTCACAATATGTGGAAATCTACTTGTAATAATCTCcatcatttatttcaaacagcTCCACACCTCTACTAACTACCTTATCCTGTCTCTTGCTGTAGCTGACTTGCTTGTGGGGGTGTTAGTTTTTCCTCTCAGCATGGCATTTACTGTAACTGCCTGTTTGTACCATGAAggattattttgtaaaatacGGACTAGCTTCGACATAGTGCTGAGCACAGCTTCTATTTTGAACTTGtgctgtatttctattgacAGATATTACGCCATATGTCAACCTCTCACttataaaagtaaaattactAACCAAATCATTGGGTTTATGATCCTCATGAGCTGGGGAACAGCTGCATTGATTTGCCTTGGTGTCATGTTTTCAGGTTGTATTCAAGGACAGTGTGAACAAAGTTTTCTTATTGATGCACTAATTTCAACTATACTGCcatgtattttctctttttatataCCCGTCATTACAATGCTTAGTATTTACCTGAAAATTTTACTTGTTGCTAAAAGACAGGCAAACAGCATCCAGAACACAATCTGTCAGAATCGAAATTCGGGAATAACTGTGAGTAAAATGGAGAGGAAGGCCACCAAAACTCTGGCTATAGTTATGGGAGTGTTTCTCCTATGTTGGACTCCTTACTTTGTTTGCATCATTTTTCAGCCATTAATCTCTGATATAACACCAATTCCTGTGATTGAAACACTGAACTGGCTCACACTGTTCAATTCAATGCTCAATccatttatttatgctttcttttACAGCTGGTTTAGATCAGCTTTTAGAATAATAATTTCTGGAAAAATACTTCAGGGGGATTTTTCTAATTCAAAACTTCTTTGA
- the LOC137613847 gene encoding trace amine-associated receptor 1-like: MKSNCRNRSLEMERRVNWSSTLSLIHACYEIDDSYVLMRNLSVMCVLFHIFLGALSVVTVCGNLLVIISIIYFKQLHTPTNTLILSLAVADLLVGVIVFPLTIEFSMGVCMFDNNLLCQVRGVFDVSLCTSSILNLCCISVDRYYAVCQPLTYKTKVNDHVVVVMVMVSWGLSLLIGVAFIIVGISQKNCTSTCLIDFIIANIFGLIFSFYLPVIVMLFIYLKIFFVARRQAHSIQSLKSRRTIGRLESKATKTLAIVMGVFLICWLPFFLCQTVMSFSRVYIPIAVFEILNWFALSNSMLNPFIYAFFYSWFRSAFRMIISGKILNGDLSNSKLL, translated from the exons ATGAAAAG taattgTAGGAACAGAAGCTTAGAAATGGAACGCCGTGTCAACTGGAGCAGTACTCTATCACTGATCCATGCCTGCTATGAAATAGATGATTCCTATGTATTGATGAGGAACCTTTctgtaatgtgtgttttgttccatATTTTCCTCGGTGCCTTATCTGTTGTCACAGTGTGTGGAAACCTTCTTGTGATAATCTCCATCATTTACTTCAAACAGCTTCACACTCCTACAAAcactctcattctctctctagCTGTGGCTGACCTGCTTGTTGGTGTGATAGTCTTTCCTCTTACCATAGAATTCTCTATGGGTGTATGCATGTTTGACAATAATTTACTTTGCCAGGTTCGGGGTGTTTTTGATGTATCACTGTGCACATCTTCTATTTTGAACTTATGTTGCATCTCTGTTGACAGATACTATGCAGTTTGTCAACCCCTGACTTATAAAACTAAAGTTAATGATCATGTTGTTGTGGTCATGGTCATGGTGAGCTGGGGGTTGTCTCTGCTTATTGGAGTTGCTTTTATAATTGTAGGAATAAGCCAAAAAAATTGTACTTCAAcatgtttgattgattttatcATTGCTAACATTTTTGGacttattttctcattttatctcCCGGTAATCGTAATGCTCTTTATCTACTTGAAGATTTTCTTTGTTGCACGGAGACAGGCACACAGCATCCAGAGCTTGAAGTCTAGAAGAACTATCGGTAGACTGGAGAGCAAGGCTACTAAAACTCTGGCTATTGTGATGGgagtttttttaatatgttggTTACCTTTCTTCCTTTGCCAAACTGTTATGTCTTTCAGTCGAGTTTACATACCAATTGCTGTCTTTGAAATATTGAATTGGTTTGCGCTGTCAAATTCAATGCTTAATCCATTTATATATGCTTTCTTTTACAGCTGGTTCAGATCAGCTTTTAGAATGATCATTTCTGGAAAAATACTTAATGGTGACCTTAGTAACTCGAAACTGCTCTGA